The genomic segment TATCCTAAAGCATATACGGCAAGATTAATGTAATTATCTAAACTATCTAACACCAATCCTAAACCTACAACATAAATAGTTACTTCTACCATAGATACGAGTGAAGCTGCAAGACGGTAACTTTTCATTGTCAGCATAAAACGAATGGTGTTTAGTGAAATATAAACGACATTAATAATAAAGATCAATAGTAAAAAAGGCAAATCAACTTCCATTTTTTCCTCTCCTAACTCCTGTTCAAAAATTTTATTCTTCTCTAAGATTATCAAAATTCATTTAAATAGCAAGAAAAACAACTAGGATCTTCACTCTTAAGGAGATAAAACTGCTCTAAAAGCAGTCATCCTACTTTTAGAGCAGCTTGTGTTTATTTACTGTTCTTCTACAAATTTCACTTGTCCATCTTCAAATGCACGTATACGAGCTAAGGAGTATACGTCATAGTTTTCTTCTTCAAGCAATTGGCGTCCAATTTGGAAAGACTTTTCAATAACGATTCCAATTCCAACTACAGTAGCTTGTGCTTCATTACATAATTTTATTAATCCTTTAGCTGCTTGACCGTTAGCTAGAAAATCATCAATCAATAATATTCGATCTGTTTTTTCTAGAAACTTTTTAGAAATGACGATCGTGCTCGTTGATTTTTTAGTAAATGAATATACATCTGTCGAATACAAATCATCTTTTAAAGTTAGACTTTTTTGTTTACGTGCAAATACCACTGGAACATCTAAAGCCAATCCAGCGAAAACAGCCGGTGCAATACCTGAAGATTCAATTGTCACAATTCTGGTGATCCCTTTATCAGCATAATGTTTGGCAAATTCAGCCCCCATAGATTGCATAAGTTTAGGATCGATTTGGTGATTTAAAAAGTTATCGACTTTTAATACTTCTCCTCCTAAAACATCGCCGTCTTTTAAAATGCGTTCTTCTAATTCTTTCATAAAGTCCTACCTTTCTTTCAATTGTTAGTTTGAGTACAAAATAAAAAAGTTCTTCAGTACTTATTGATTCGTAAGCACAGGAAAAGAACTAAAAATGAATGCCCAATAAAATTCAATATACGCTTTACCATATAAGAGGTCAATCTATTTTAAATAAATTATTATAATTGTTATTTTATACGAACGATACTTATAAATCAAACTTTATATTTCGTTTTATTTTCAAATACCTTTTTATCTTATGCTATCAGAGTTTCAATCTTCATAATAAACTGGAATTCCTAAAAAGAATGTTATACTATTAAACTAAAGCGATTTCGGAGAGGAGTTTAACATGCGTAATAAAAGTTTTCTAGAACTTATTAAACACTATTGGTATCTAGGTATTTTATTCGGAATTTTTATTGTAGTGCTTGTTATTGGCACAAATCAAGAAAAACCATGGTCAGAAAGCCTTGCTATTACTGAATCTAAATCATCTATTGCAGAAGTTGATTCTTCTATTGTCGAATCAAAAGATAGTTCTGCTGAACTAGAAGATAAAAACAATGTCTCTCGAATTGATTCAGAATTATTTTTCTTAAGTGATCATCAAACAGAACTTGAAGAGGCCGAAGATGTGGCTGAATCTGAAGAATCAGTTGAAAGTAATCCTTCTACTGAAGAATTTGAGAGTAGTGAACCAACTGATTCCAGCAGCTACACTCCTACCTATTCTAATGAAAATAACACACCTAAAAGTTCAAGTTCATCATCCAATAGCAGTTCATCCAAACCAACTACTCCTAAACAACCTGCTAAAAAGTCAGTACCTGAGCCAGATAATTCAGAATCTGTTTCTGAATCAAATCCAGAACCTGTAGAAACACCAGAACCTGAACCAACTCCTGACAAACAAGACCCGCCAGAACAACCGGAAGACTCTTCTTCTAATCCAGAAATCATTGAGTCAGAAAACCCGGCTGAGGAAAATTCTTCAACTCATTCTTCCATTAGTAAAGAATAAAAAATATTCTTTATAACACAAAAAGGTACGTTGTCATTTAGACAATGTACCTTTTTGTGAATTTCAACTGAGATTACATGTCATGTAACGCTTTTGACTAGGAAAAGGTGCTTTAGCAGCTCCTATTCGACATTCTTTGCCTATTTCGCTTAGTGAGTATAAATTAAGCAGTTTTTCTGTAACAATATGTATTTAATATAGAGGATTTTTCGTTACCGAAAAATCTCCGATTGAAAAACTACTGATCATTAGTCTATACAACTCAACTATGGCTGCACGAAAAAAACCTCCAGAAATTTACCTTCTGGAGGTCAATCTTAATCTTCATTTAATTCGTCTTTTTCATTATCAGTAGCTGTGTTTAAGCGTTCTACATAAAGACTAACTAAACGTGAACCTTCTACTTTATCAGCTTTTAACAAGTAATTGCGATATTCAACATTTGCATTGTCATCTGGCTGAGGAATATTCCCATATTGTGTAATGAAATAACCGGCAATTGAATCCACATCATTTGATTCAATCTCAGTTCCAAAGTATTCATTGAATTTTGATAATTGAGTCGAACCATCTACTAAATAAATACTTTCAGATACTTTTTCAATCATATTGTACGTTTCGTCGTATTCATCATCAATATCACCGACTATTTCTTCTAATAAATCTTCTAAAGTAACAATTCCGACTACTCCACCATATTCATCATTTAAAACAGCTAATTGATTACGCGTCCGTTTTAATTCATATAATAAATCGTCAATGTTGATTGTTTCAGGGACAAATAAAGGTTTATTCAAAATATCTTTTAGATCGATTTCATCTAGATTATGTGTAAGAGAAGCTTTCAATAAGTTTTTAACATGGATGATTCCTATAATGCTATCTTTATCCTCAACGTAAACGGGTACACGTGAATAAGGGATATCCAACAATTGAGGGATGTTTACTGCACTTCCATCTTCATAATCGATCATGAATGTATCTGTACGAGGAACCATGATCTCTCTTGCCATTTTAGTATCCATTGATAAGATACCTTTTAACATAGTGAATTCATCTGGATCTATTGCACCAGCTATTTGGCTGTTTTCCAGATAAGCTCGAAATTCATCACGTGTCATTTTTTCTTTTTCTTCCGTAAAATCTATCGGAGTAAGTCTTTTTAAAATATTTGTTGAAAATGAAAGCAATTTTACAAATGGTTTAAAAATGATTTGAACGACTGAAATTGTACCAGAAGTAGCACGAGCAACTTCTTCGGCTTTTTGTAAGGCTACTTGTTTTGGATATAACTCCCCAAACACAAGGGTAATATAAGATAGAGCAATCGTCACAACAAATGTTGCTATTTGTGTCCCACCTGGAATACTTGCTAAATAAGGTTCGAGGCGAGTTGCAAAACTTGTTGCAGCTGATGCACTTGAAAAGAATCCTGCTAAAGTAATGGCTACTTGTATAGTCGCTAAGAAATTATCTGAATTACTCAACAGCTTCAAGATAGTTATCGATTTTTTATCACCTTTGGCTGCCTTTTCTCTTATTTTTCCTTGATCTATTGATACAAATGCCATTTCCGCTGATGCGAAAAATGCATTGATTGCGGTCAATATAACGATAATTAATATCTGTCCTATCATCGACTGACTATCGGGGTCTGAATTCATTTATCATTGTCTCCTTCAAATTTTTCTGTTTTTTTACAAAGTAGAAATAATATACCATTTTTCAAAACAATTTTCAACTGTTGTTTTTTACTGGTATGCTTCCATTTTTTCCAGTACCGGTAACATCTTATCAATCACCGCACCGCTTGATTCTCCTTCAATCATAGCTACCATCAAGTAACTGCTGTTTTCGGCATCAAAAGCCATTAAGAAACCATTTGTTTCAGCATCTTCGCCTTCTGTTTCTGATTCTCTTGTTTCAGCTGTACCTGTTTTGGCTGCTGTTTTTTGATCAATAACAGCTAGTTTATGTGAAGAACCGTATTCTTTTTGCACCGTTTGAACTAAGTCTTCTTTAACAATTGCAGCTGATTCCGGAGTGACCGGTTGTTTTATTTCTGCCGTTTCTTGATCAGCAGTCAATTTAGGGTATACGAGTTTGCCGTTATTAGCAAAAGGAGTATACGTTACTGCTTGTTGAATTGGGCTAAGCAACAATTCCCCTTGGCCAAATGCTGTATCTGCCAACATGCCTTCTGAATCTAATGTTCCGCTATTGGATATTTGTGCTGGATTCATTGCAATCGGCAACTTCAAATCTTCACCAAATATATACTGCTTCAACCCTGCTTCATAGGTGTCTCTTCCCATATCTAATGCTTGTCGTGCAAAATAAATATTATCTGAATACGCAAAAGCATCCGCTAAATTCACACTTGCAACATCTTTTACACGCGTAACTTTATAATCTCCCCATGATTCATCTTTTTGCCAAGATAATCCACTAATTTCTTGTGTTTCTTCTGGAATAATGGTCCCTGCATCTAAACCAATTCCTGCTGTAACAACTTTAAAAGTTGACCCTGGTGCATATCCAGCAGCATAACGCGCTAAAAATGGACTCATCGGATCATCTACATAAGCTTGATACTGTTCTGAACTGATGCCGCTTGACATTAAGTTTGCATCATAAGATGGAGTACTGACTAACGCTAATAAA from the Carnobacterium inhibens subsp. inhibens DSM 13024 genome contains:
- a CDS encoding xanthine phosphoribosyltransferase, translating into MKELEERILKDGDVLGGEVLKVDNFLNHQIDPKLMQSMGAEFAKHYADKGITRIVTIESSGIAPAVFAGLALDVPVVFARKQKSLTLKDDLYSTDVYSFTKKSTSTIVISKKFLEKTDRILLIDDFLANGQAAKGLIKLCNEAQATVVGIGIVIEKSFQIGRQLLEEENYDVYSLARIRAFEDGQVKFVEEQ
- a CDS encoding hemolysin family protein; translated protein: MNSDPDSQSMIGQILIIVILTAINAFFASAEMAFVSIDQGKIREKAAKGDKKSITILKLLSNSDNFLATIQVAITLAGFFSSASAATSFATRLEPYLASIPGGTQIATFVVTIALSYITLVFGELYPKQVALQKAEEVARATSGTISVVQIIFKPFVKLLSFSTNILKRLTPIDFTEEKEKMTRDEFRAYLENSQIAGAIDPDEFTMLKGILSMDTKMAREIMVPRTDTFMIDYEDGSAVNIPQLLDIPYSRVPVYVEDKDSIIGIIHVKNLLKASLTHNLDEIDLKDILNKPLFVPETINIDDLLYELKRTRNQLAVLNDEYGGVVGIVTLEDLLEEIVGDIDDEYDETYNMIEKVSESIYLVDGSTQLSKFNEYFGTEIESNDVDSIAGYFITQYGNIPQPDDNANVEYRNYLLKADKVEGSRLVSLYVERLNTATDNEKDELNED